TACTGATAGAGACATGGTGGCTTTGGCGAGAATGAGGGGATGCCGTTGAGATGTGAACCTTGACTTGAGGCCGAATACCTGGATATAAGATAAATGCTCCTCTTTAAATATCTATGAGCACAAACGTGATGATATCAACAATAGAGTGCTGCCTAGATCTGACGTTAACGATCAGCGACCTTGGTCGTGATTCAAGGTCGTGATTTTGTTAAGGGCGTAGCGCCCTCTTGACAGATAGGCTAAAAGCACACGAGAAACCGTTAAGCTAACGCCCCAAATGCTGCCAAGCGTGTTGTTTAAcgcccaagcccaagaccCATTCTCTAAACGAGAGCGGCGCTACATTTCTACCACAGGTACTACTCCGTACATACTATGCAGATACATACCACTGCTTCTGTGCTATGCGGGGCTTAAAAAATTGATAGTAAGAGACAATATTAGGGCGTAGATGCAGTCATAGCATCATCATTCAGATCAAGCTTTGATGCTGTTCCTGATGAAATTTCTTGCTAGTCGACTTCTCAGGAGTGAGTCATTGGGTATTCACTTGAGCAATAGCTATCTAAACGATTCGCCGTTATTACGCCTCTTGTAGCATAAATCCATTCTAAGTCTTTGCTTTGACTGCCACTTCGATACCGAGGACCCGATGACCCGATGACGGCACACGGTTGATTCCGGACCCCGCCTTGTCTCGGAATTAGTGCACCAGTTCTTTAGACAAAAATCCGAGTTTAAGCTCTTGAGTCGTGGCTCTCCACAGCTAGACCAGGAACGGCAATTGCCCCTCCGGCTGGTCTCTCAGAATTCAAAAGCCAAAATTGCTGGAGAGGCCGGAGCAGAGCGGATTGAAGATTGCCATATTGGGTATTCGAGAGAACCTCTGCTTCGGCGCCCCGAAGCTGGCTTGGCTTGTCTCCGAATTGCCTGCAAAATCCGCGCTTAGGGGAGGATTTTACACATGTATATAGAAAATGATGATGACCATTTGTAAACAGCCACAAGTCTATATATACTGCTGTAGAAGTAAGTTCTTTGACATTTCGTTTGGACATCAACACTCCAACGTACAAGCGAGAAACGAAACTGCCGGCTCAACAACGAGAGATTATCGCAAAGCCCCAATAATACAATTTAAAAGCTCTTCAAAGCCTTTACACTCCAAAAACTCTCCTAAAGAAATTAAACTTTTCCGCCAGAATGACCAAAGTTCTTATTCTGGGAGCTACTGGCTATCTCGGCAAGAGGCTCGCCGAGACGTTGGTACGCAGCGGACAGCATAGAGTATATGGCGTTGCTCGCTCtgaagccaaggccaaggcacTGGCTCTCGCCGAAGTTATACCCATCATCTGTCCTGATCCGGTGAACGAGCCTAAAGCTTACATGGACGCTCTCCGCAATCACCACATCGAAGTCATCGTCGATGTTGCCGGCGCCAATCAGGAAACGGCCAAATTTTTAAGTCATGCCAAGGAAATTGGCCAAGGGCGCTTGGAAATCTACGCCGCTTCAGGTATCAGAGGCCCCAAGCTCGGCTTCATTTACTGCTCGGGTACCTGGGTCCATGGGTCTAGCAATACGCTGCTCACCGATCTCGATATTGTCGGTCCCACTGCTGTAACCCCTCCAAGTGCTCTGGTTTCATGGAGAGTTGGTCTCGAAAACTCTATCTTGTCTACGTCCAATGTCCTTGATATTGCGGTGTTGAGACCAGCATTGATCTATGGCCATGAAAACACTATCTGGACCCCATTTATCCTCCCACTTCTTGAAGCAGCTCGGAGTGGTGGTTTAGAATCCGTTAATATTCCTCTAGAAGCCGACTCTAGGCCCGCCCTCGTCCATGTAGATGATGTGGCAACTGGCTTCCAAAAGGCTATTGAGAATTTATCACTCATTAATAACGGTTCTACTTACCCAGTATTCGATCTACTGACTAGCCAAGAAAGCATGTCTGAGATTTTcgcggccatggcttctAGCTGGGGATATAAAGGAAAATGGGCCTTGGTTGGAAGCGGAGACAATTTGTTTGCAGAAGCCATGAGCACGACTCTGCGTGGATCATCATCACGAGCGAAGCAATTGCTGGGCTGGGAGCCTACAAGAACAAACGGTTTTGTTGCAGACATGGATCTATACGCAGCTGCATTTGCCTCTCAACACTGATGCGATTGTATGAGTGTAGATTAGTACGGCCTGATATGGATATTTTGTATCTGTCATGGATGACTGTCTGATTGCTAGTATTATGCTTAATTTTAGTGTTAGAATGTCAGATACCTTCAATATTAGACCTATAGAACTCTGTAAGGTttagaaaacaaaacatgtTCTATCTCAAAGCCCTTGTACACTAACGGAAGATGTAAAGTGTATCAAGTGTATTCTTTCTTTGATGTCCCCCAAGCTGTCTAGAGTACATCTCAGGGTTAGTGACAAATAGATTCAAAATTCTGTATCAGGCATAAGCTATTGATAAACCACCACAGCTATCGTTATCAACTTCAAACAATGACTTGTTGGGAAAAATTAAACCACCGATAGCCACAATAGCGGCGTTTTGGAAATCCTGTAAAGCCGAGTTTAGCATGTGCTAACAGCATTGATGCATCAGCACAGCCTCTAGACTGCAGTCTTAACTTTGTGCATCTCGCTTAGCATGCTGAATAATTCTCATTTACTATGCATCATTTATTgagcctttttctctctcattttTGCTGTCCGGTGTGGGTTAGCTATGCAACCAACATTCATCTGCCGTTGTCTGGATTTCAATGTCAGGAAACACGCCTGAAGCTTATTCGCCAGAATATCCCATTCCCATGTCAGGCTAATTCCAGGGCCTCCACATCGCTACTAAACATGCAGACAAAAGATCCACAAGGCGGCTTTAGCTCTTATACGCTTCTAGCCTCAAAGCATAGCCGACGTCTTCATgaatggctgcttcttccataGATGTAATTGTATGAAATAGTCCACACTCGCCTCCCTTACTGACACAATGCATCTTTCCGGAACTAGAGTAACCTGAAAGGTTTATCATTCGACTGACTCGGACCATGACAACCGGACCAGGAGACGATGTGGCTGAGAAGCCTCgagagaagttgaagagaTCAAGAAATGGTAAGAGCAGCAATTAAGCCAAAATATGGCATTCATAAACTCACAAACAGTCTTTTTATAGGCTGTATCAACTGCAGAACAAGGCGCGTAAAATGCGATGAGAAGCAGCCAGCTTGTGGGAGATGCTCCTCTCTGGATCTACCCTGTCACAAGCCTGAGCCCCCAATTCCGCTCAAAATTCGCAGACGTGGGCATGGTCCTGTTAAATCTAGGAACATCCTACGCTGGGAGCCTCCGAAACTCTTGCCGAATACCCATCAAACTACCCCAGACTGCCAACCAGCATCATCCGCCAATATTACCAATCGCGCATCTGTTCGACAAATCGACTCCCCAGCGGATCTTGACAGCATTAGCTCCACTGCAGGCATTACACATGGCGTTGGATCATTGGAGTTTATGGAGCCTATATCCTGGAGTAATGATATGGATCGTCTCATTGCATCACCTGGGGAAGAAATAGCCAACCAGCTCGCGGCAGTCTCGGTAACGGCGGCAGGGTCAATAGCCACCCCCCCTACGCCAAGCATTTGACAATAGTTTCAGTCGCATGCTAGATGGCCCTGTCGATAACCCTGATTCCCATGAAGGTGGGGATACCTTCTCGACGGAATCATCTTTTCCCACGCGGTCTTTGGTTGCAGAGCCCACAGATGTGTACTTACAGCCTTCATGGTTGAATAATCCTGGAATTTCTAGTAGTAGCTCTTTGGATCCTTTGACTCAGCCTTTTTACACATACACAGAGCCGTTATTACCTCTCAAGTATCTGAAAGAGCATTTCAAATTCCAGCAGACGGCAACCTTGTTATCGCCCAAAATGTCCTACGAGTTGGCCGACGCACTCAATCTTAGCCAGATTGAGAGGAAAGCATTAGATTATTATCGAAGCCACTTTTCATACTTTCGAAGTGTCAAGGGATTCCTATGGTCAGAGTATTCCATCTATCTTACTGCGGCAACTAATAGCAACATGATACTCCATCTCATCCTGGCAATCTCACTTCGGGGCTTGGCTCGAGATACACAAGATGCCAACGCCTCGCGACTGAGCACAGCCCACTTACACAAAGGACTAATGCTCTTGCATAAGCAACTAGAAGGAAAGAACAGCGAAATCATGGAAGTCATGATATCGTTTTggttcttggccttgttcaCAATGGAAAGTGACTCTGCAATCGGCCGTATCCAACGCCAGGAGTTGAGCAAGAAGGTGTATCAATACTCACGGGCATACCTATTGGATGAAGTTTGCGGTCCACCTAATGCCATCATGGCTACACAGTCATCCAGTGAAAACAGCTCGGCGAGAATCAGCATGGTGATGAAAATACTTTGCATGATTGCTAACTTGGACGTGCAACTCAACATCTTTGGCTACGGCGGAGAACTTTCTGATTTTTGCTATGAGAAGGATCGTATGCGTCACATACAGCAGATGGCTCACAATTATCTAGAGTTGAACCATGGAAGGGAGTATCCGTATTGTGAGCTCGCCTACGACATTGAGAGTTCAGAATGTGGCAGAGTCTACCAAGATCAACACAGGCTTTATCACTGGATAAACCAACTGTTTTGGTGTGGAGTTGGTGACTACCAGAGCATCGAGAAAGATATAGAAGCACAAGAAGAGGTGAGTAACAATGTACGTGACAAAGAGGAATGAAGTTGGTTTCTAATATGAGGGGTTAAATATAGAAATATCGATCTTTCTTTCGAATCGCTCATCGCGACAGTATGGAGGATGGCGACTACTCTCGGCTACACTTTCagattgatgctgccgtATGCGAGTTTTACGCCATTCGCCTGTATCACTTCCGCTGCCAGAGCGAGAGATTGCCTGGTGAAAAGGTCCAGAACTGGGTCACGTCATATTTACAGATTGCCTATCGACTACAGCAGTCAAAAGTCCGCTATCACTGGATTGACAAGTCTTTATTTCTGGTAGGGTCTGAAACGCGGGATCCAATCCACAGAGACTGGATTCAGCGACGGATGCTTCGAGAAGACTTGAAGAGGGCATTGAAGTGTGTAtggcaaagggaaaagatgcTTGGAAGGCGACTTGGTCGTGAAGAATTTCAGACAATATTGCGTGATGAGGCCGACGTATATGATCCTGCTTCCACTACAATATAGTTTCGGCACTACAGTGTAAATTCTCAGCTGCTTTGTTCTTAATCTTGAAATTTTCGTTGCGATTGATttagatgacgaggaacaATTATAGACAAGAAAATGGCCTGAAAGAGTTGTTGCGGGTATGCTTATAATATCACTGATTGGTCCGAATGCCGGCAAGTCGTAACTTCAACACTTAGACCACCGCGGACTTGTGAAGACTCGAGTGAATTTAGCAGCGAGATCCCTAAAGTACAGAAATCTTGTTGTGGAATTGATTTGGCGTGTAAAATTGAGAGAATTACAACGACATTCATACATGCATTTGGCCTATTCTTGCTAAAGCCAAACCGCACATTTTTCAGCATTATTCCATGAAGAGGCTGGCACAAGTATAAGCCGATTTTGAATCTCCTCTCGGCCACCAGCACGTATAACGAATGAATGGTGCAGTTGGCCAGAATGTCCGCAGTGGAGAAAAAGTCTACTGACACTCTCTTGGGTAATAGTCAGCTGAAAATGCGACATTTGGTGCTCTGTACATGGTGCTTTGGTTTGATCTTGCGCAAGTAAAGATGCTTGAGAGATATGGAAACGATAATCGTTCGACTTTGAGAGTTGAGAACTTGGAATCCGGCTTCAGTGCCTTCAATTGCAAGTCAGCGCCCAATTACAGCGCGCAGTCGGCAGCGTTAGCGTGCAAAGTCACCATAGGCGACTAATTTGGTACAAAAGTACCTTTTCCACTAGCCCCGCAGCGAAATCTTGGCGCTCAGCTCTTATCGGAAATTTTCTTATCAGTCGTCTGAAAATATTCTGGACTAGACATTTTTCTGTAGATTATCCCATCTCCAAATCTTCACTCTCTCTACACCGAATTCCGCCAATCGAAAGCCAAGATGCGCCCCCTCACCGAAGAAGAGACGCAAGCCGtcttcaagaagctggccgagtaCACCGGCGCCTCGCTCAAAAACATCATTGCGCCccaggaagatggcgatCGCAACGTCTTCCGCCTGTCGCAGAACCGAGTCTACGTCGTTCGACTCTCCATGGCCAATCTGGCAACGTCAATTGCCCGTGACAACCTGCTTTCTCTAGGAACTTGCCTTGGTATGTTGCTGTCGttcaagaagaaagaatagaAAGACGGAGTCCAACTAATATTCCTTCGAATAGGCAAATTCACAAAGTCTGGCAAATTCCGAATCCACATCACGGCCCTTCCGATCCTCGCCGAGCACGCGCGACACAAGCTCTGGATCCGCCCCAACGGCGTCATGCCCTTCCTCTACGGCGGCAACATTGTCAAGGCGCACGTCGGCCGCTTCTCCGAGGACTGCCCCGAGCACCAGGGCCTGGTTGTCTACACCATGGACGACGTTCCTCTGGGTTTCGGCGTCAGCGCTCGCAGCACTGCAGAGAGCAGGAGACTTGATCCCACCGGCGTTGTTTGCTTCCGACAGGCTGATTGCGGCGAATATCTGCGTGACGAAGATACCCTGTTCCAGTCCGGCTAGAGGGATGTAATACCAGTGACCATTTTCAAAGCGTCGAATGCAATACATCATGGAGTTTATGGGCGTTGGTGGCTGTGATATTTTACCAATGGCGTTTCAAAAGACGAGGGAATGTTTGGGGGAGGATCTTTAAGACAATAAAGGCGGCGAGTTGTAGCAGCAAAGTTGGATAGGGTTATTCGATGCTTCTCGGGATATGAAGCAGTTCTATTTCTTGTTGAAGATATCGACAAGGCTTACATTCACCAATTAACTCTATAAGCAAATAGAGCTAATACATGAGTGACATCAGGCTGGCAGCGCACTGCTTAATGCatggcatcatcttcatgttAATAGCTTAGCATATCAATGTCACAAGTCTAATTAGAGTCACTTGAATCTGTTCGATTTGGAAAGGAACGTCTATACAACATTCTCCAAAGTTTGAATGCACATTCCTCTAAATGCCTAGGACATCAACGTATCTAAAATATTACACTAGACCATCACTGTTCCCCCCGACTCTTCTCTACTTCTGAAACGCAGCCTTCATCGACACCTCATTTTGGTCAATGTTTCCAATTGTCCCCGAAAACCCCTTCTTGTGGACATCGTCCAGAATCTTATTTTTGTGTTCAATGCCTGCTCCAATCTCCGTATTAGGCGTCTGTCCTACCGCAATCTTCAAAATATCAATCGCCTTCATCGCAGGTGCCTTGTCGCTGAGAGGAGCTCTCCAAGCCACATGATCGTCAGGCCTCACAAGAACTGCAGTACGTTCCCAGATCTCCTGCACGTGCTTCTCTTGCGGCAAGTGAACCTTTTGCAAAGGCACTTTGAGCTGTAGAGCGGCATCAGCAAAAGCGTCTGCCCATTTGCCCTCCTTGGTAAAGTCGACAATAGTGTAGCCCTGGCCAAACAAGTCAAAGATGCTCGTCTTTCCATCTGACAGGAACACGTGTGGTGGTCGAGCTCCTGGCCAAGTTGATGGGATATAATGGTCGAGATCCCATCTGGGCTCTGCAACCTCGGTATCAGGAACAACGATAGGGGATGCGTTGTATCGATAGCCCAATTCGATACCATGAGCTCGGTTCTCGCTGTTGTTTGTCGATACCCAATTCGCCATCTTGGCTCTAAGCGCTTTTCCCTCTTCGCCCTGTGATAAAAGCACTTCTACGCCAGCTTCGGCGCTCCAGTCCCAAACCTGCCGCCACACTTCCCAGAAGGCGCCCGACTGATCGATATTCTTCGTCGCAACAGGCAGACGCTCCAGCTCGTAAGACTCCAAGAGGCCTTTGCCGCCGTATCCCTTCAAAATTGCAGCAAGTTTCCAGCCAAGGTCGAAGCCATCGCCGATTCCAGTGTTCATCCCGTAACCCCCAGTTGGTATGTTCTGATGCGCCGAATCGCCTGCAAGAAAGATTCGCCGACTGGGAGAAGCATACTTCTCTGCTACGCAAATGTTTGGCCTCCAAGCGCTTCTGACAAGGATCTTGTCCACCTTGATGGGATATGGCGTTGATGGAGTGCCCAGGCCTTTGTAGATGGCTTCTACCGGGTCAATCTTTTCCCAATCAGCGCCGATAGCAACTGGGACATGTAGCGTCCAAGTGTCAACCTCATCTTGCGCAATAAGTATGCTTCCGTTCGAAAATGCTATGTGCCAAAACTGGCCCAGTTTGTGCAACTTGGTGAGATCCCGAGATTTGAAATGGATCAACATCATGGCCGAGGGACTGCAATCGTAATGAAGATCATCAGTTGGAGAAACAAAGGCAGCAGAATACTTGGTAACTTACACAGGTCCGCCAATAAGGTCAATTCCTACTGACCGACGAACACGGCTACCAGCCCCGTCACAGCCCACAAGATATTTGCTATGGACAATGTGCTGGTCGCCGGTGGTCACGTCGGTGAGAACTGAATCTACTCCATCGTCTGTCTCTGTAAATGACTCAAACTTGAGACCAAAATGTCCGTCAATAAATTTCCCATCTTGAATTCGAGGCTTGAGCCAGGCCTCTAGGACAGCCTGAGAGCATCGCTGGTATGGCTCCCGCGGCATTGAGCCATCGTTCTGCTCGTTTATACGCTGTCGCCAAGTATCGACGGAATCCAAATTCTAATATTTCACAGTTGGTTTGCCGTTTAATCATAAGAAGCAGGTATAAACACGACTTACCCATCTCGctacttcttctccatcgtccGATAGTCCCGTAGTATAAATCACATCAAAGGAGTATTGCGGTGGCACGGCTATTCAACATTGATAAGTATGAAGAAAACTTTTACAGTTGGAAAGACTGACCTATTTCCCGGAAACCCTCGGCTATTCCCAAACGCCTGAATAGCTCCATGCTGCGAACGTTGGTGCAGTCCATTTTCGGCCATTTTGTCGTCTCCAAATTGCGCTCGGCCAGCATACAATTGATGCCAAAGCGAGCCAGCTGGAGGGAGAGAATCAGCCCGACAGGGCCTCCACCAACCACCAAAACTGGCGTTTCGTGATGGATAGGCTAGTCATGTAAGAAACCGATGTTGAGTCTGTTTTGGGAGACACGAGATGGACTTACACTCTTGCTAGGCATTTCGAATCCAAGCGTCGACAAGAAAGcaataataattaaaatacaAGATAGGTCTCAAACTTTGCGAGATTGTAGACTTTTACTGCCGTCTGTAGATGTTAAAATCAAGAGGGTTCACTAtcacatatatatatgtcAACCCATCTAGATGTATTCATGTATCTGTTCATATTCTCTATTATATCATACTTGGCATAAGTCGTAACCATACCAGACAACTAGATACTACAGTGTTTGCCCTTGTCTGTAACTGATGCAGCTGCGCCATGAGCAAAAGGATTCTGCCAAGGCTGCTTCCCAACCAATAGCAATCTCTCTGTTCAATAGAAGCTTGCATGGACTTCATCAATGCCCGCTTATGTAAAGTGATATGTAAGGCCTATTTCAGTAACATTGTGGCCcctttaattaattaatgTTGATATACAAATCATCTCGTAAGTGGTTCGTAGCGATGATAATCGGGTTATGAGGTTTTTGCAGATTTGACAAACCGAAATGTAACCGAGCGCACACTTATTAATGCTGAGAAATGGAGAAACGGCGGAAATAGGCGACACTGATGCTCGGAGATagttgtcttttcttttttcagcTATCGCAATCCATGCAAATTGCTCGTTTAAGAAGCTAATGATTACTACACTGATACAGAGTAATAGATATAAGTCAAATGTTATTGCAATTGTGGTACCTTGCATTAATGTGAGTTGAATGACAAGAGATTGTCGCCTACACTACCAGACAGTTTCTCATTCACACAACTTGGATCATTAGCATGCATGAACTAATCAACAGTCTCTTTTATTGTCCATTGAGCTCTGGGCAACTTCCGAGTTACGGGATACGACACGTGCCAGTTTCGCGAATACCGAGATGCCGCATTGAAGCTCCGTAGCTCGTGATAACAGGCACGCCATCTGCAAAGTCGGACTGTAAGCGCGCGGGAACCCCACCATGTGCACAAAACTCACGATGCAACGCTGGACATGCATAAGCTTGGTGGACTAGAAGCAAGATTTGTATGTAATTTGTTCTCTAAAGCTCCACTTCTCCTTGTACATCATATTTGCAGCATGTAAGCTTAATGAGCCCAAGGTCTCTATTCAAGCTGAAGACGTCCGAGGAATCTTCTGTCACTGGGTAGCACAGAGTATCCAGAAAGGACGCAGAGATCTATATTTGAGCATTTAAACAGCCTTGGAGAGCCATTCAGCCCGCAACATGCATTAGAGGGCCTACAGtcgaagcagccaagagatGATACAGTTTTCAGGATACCCGAAGCGTGTTATTCAGGTATTGAACATTGCGCatatcatcttctctctcacaCTTTTGTCGTCGCAACTACTTTTGGGTAATATCATGATAGAGTCTATGCCTAAATATAGTTTCACCGAAACAAGTGCCGTGCGCTGATTTGCAATGCATATCGTCCAACTGTTTGTAGTAAAAGCGCCATGGCGAGTTAGGAAACGGACCGAGCCGAGTCGGCCGAGAGTTGCCGTGGCTATAGAAGTCCAATAAAGAGCTCATGAAtcggagagaagaagaccatTACGATTAACAAGACGTAAATTCAACCTGACGAAGAATATATTTCTGCAGCCATTCATCTCAATCGTTAAAATCAACACTTCTGTACCCGCCAGtagaatttatatttatacaaAATGCGGACTCTATATAGCTGAAAGTAATAGTTTTAGGCTCTCCGCTACATCCCTACCCGATAATAGAATATAGGTAAGAGGAAAGCAAAGCATCTGTTTGCCAATGATATCTCTATAAAGAAACTCTCTCAAGACTATAAATATTCCCTCATTCATCATGTGAATAACAATACAATTAGACTCACGCGTCTTATTTACCCCATCATTTCGCTTTGCCCGGAACAAAGCGGATATCTCGGTCGCGTCGGAAAAAAGCAGCTCCAAGATGCAGCCTTGATCGTGTCTCTTGTGGCTAAGCTACCAAGCATTTCCGTGAGATGACAGCTCGTAAACGGAAAATGTGCCTCCAGAAAACAGCTCCGATGGTAGATGTCTTGGGAGATCGACATTTCGATTCCTAATGCAGAGCCTCAGCATGATCCCATTTCGTGTACAGGTAACATGTAACATGCAATTTGCTGACGAGACTAATCACGTCCCCTGAGAGCAGTAAGCTTAGTTTACAGTGGCTGAATTTATAGTGCTCTTTAGTCAACGTAGCTGTGtacatgaagatggcttAGGAGAAGCCCATTGCAAGTGTTTGCAATCTTGATCAACATTTCTCTACATTCACAAACGCAGCGCCTTCAATGGAGCAATTTTCTCCGGCTGTAGCACGGAAGATATTTAGGCTAATAATGCAgaattacttaaaaaaagaagcagagatcATTTCTTAATCTGGCGTGGCACATAACCGCTATAGCAATACAGGCAGCTGGAAACACTTTTCGCGGGAATATGACCCAGCATACCGTTTATTTTCCGCTGCACTGTTCTGCTAGTGTCGTCATATTGATGAGGCTGTGACATGCGAAACAAACTACAGAATGGAATCCGAGTTGAACAGCAATACATTGTCGAATTTTGTAAACATGCAGTATCCCGTATACCAATGAGCTGCGGGAAAAGGCTAGACTGAGGGCACAGCGCGCTGTAAAGGGCGCCGCCCAGACAAGAAGCTTGCTACGTAATCAACCCGAAGTGCCGTAACGGGCTGAAAGCTGTCGATCTCTTCATCTCGATTGGTCCGGGAAGATGTTCGGGGGCTAGTTACGGGGAGATGGCTCGCGTCCGCATCGTAATAGCGCTTACACCGGCAGCTGTTGAAGCTTGGCGACGGGAGAAGAACCACAGATGCTCCGTAGCCGACAAAACATGTTGGCCGGAAATAATACGTTCTCTAATATAATCGCTATAGAAGGAACATATTGCGACGATCTCAAGAAGCTGTTCCTGAACCCTGCAGCTCC
This portion of the Trichoderma atroviride chromosome 6, complete sequence genome encodes:
- a CDS encoding uncharacterized protein (EggNog:ENOG41), whose amino-acid sequence is MTKVLILGATGYLGKRLAETLVRSGQHRVYGVARSEAKAKALALAEVIPIICPDPVNEPKAYMDALRNHHIEVIVDVAGANQETAKFLSHAKEIGQGRLEIYAASGIRGPKLGFIYCSGTWVHGSSNTLLTDLDIVGPTAVTPPSALVSWRVGLENSILSTSNVLDIAVLRPALIYGHENTIWTPFILPLLEAARSGGLESVNIPLEADSRPALVHVDDVATGFQKAIENLSLINNGSTYPVFDLLTSQESMSEIFAAMASSWGYKGKWALVGSGDNLFAEAMSTTLRGSSSRAKQLLGWEPTRTNGFVADMDLYAAAFASQH
- a CDS encoding uncharacterized protein (EggNog:ENOG41) translates to MSYELADALNLSQIERKALDYYRSHFSYFRSVKGFLWSEYSIYLTAATNSNMILHLILAISLRGLARDTQDANASRLSTAHLHKGLMLLHKQLEGKNSEIMEVMISFWFLALFTMESDSAIGRIQRQELSKKVYQYSRAYLLDEVCGPPNAIMATQSSSENSSARISMVMKILCMIANLDVQLNIFGYGGELSDFCYEKDRMRHIQQMAHNYLELNHGREYPYCELAYDIESSECGRVYQDQHRLYHWINQLFWCGVGDYQSIEKDIEAQEEKYRSFFRIAHRDSMEDGDYSRLHFQIDAAVCEFYAIRLYHFRCQSERLPGEKVQNWVTSYLQIAYRLQQSKVRYHWIDKSLFLVGSETRDPIHRDWIQRRMLREDLKRALKCVWQREKMLGRRLGREEFQTILRDEADVYDPASTTI
- a CDS encoding uncharacterized protein (BUSCO:EOG092D4199), whose amino-acid sequence is MRPLTEEETQAVFKKLAEYTGASLKNIIAPQEDGDRNVFRLSQNRVYVVRLSMANLATSIARDNLLSLGTCLGKFTKSGKFRIHITALPILAEHARHKLWIRPNGVMPFLYGGNIVKAHVGRFSEDCPEHQGLVVYTMDDVPLGFGVSARSTAESRRLDPTGVVCFRQADCGEYLRDEDTLFQSG
- a CDS encoding uncharacterized protein (EggNog:ENOG41), with the protein product MPSKSPIHHETPVLVVGGGPVGLILSLQLARFGINCMLAERNLETTKWPKMDCTNVRSMELFRRLGIAEGFREIAVPPQYSFDVIYTTGLSDDGEEVARWNLDSVDTWRQRINEQNDGSMPREPYQRCSQAVLEAWLKPRIQDGKFIDGHFGLKFESFTETDDGVDSVLTDVTTGDQHIVHSKYLVGCDGAGSRVRRSVGIDLIGGPVPSAMMLIHFKSRDLTKLHKLGQFWHIAFSNGSILIAQDEVDTWTLHVPVAIGADWEKIDPVEAIYKGLGTPSTPYPIKVDKILVRSAWRPNICVAEKYASPSRRIFLAGDSAHQNIPTGGYGMNTGIGDGFDLGWKLAAILKGYGGKGLLESYELERLPVATKNIDQSGAFWEVWRQVWDWSAEAGVEVLLSQGEEGKALRAKMANWVSTNNSENRAHGIELGYRYNASPIVVPDTEVAEPRWDLDHYIPSTWPGARPPHVFLSDGKTSIFDLFGQGYTIVDFTKEGKWADAFADAALQLKVPLQKVHLPQEKHVQEIWERTAVLVRPDDHVAWRAPLSDKAPAMKAIDILKIAVGQTPNTEIGAGIEHKNKILDDVHKKGFSGTIGNIDQNEVSMKAAFQK
- a CDS encoding uncharacterized protein (EggNog:ENOG41), with the protein product MTTGPGDDVAEKPREKLKRSRNGCINCRTRRVKCDEKQPACGRCSSLDLPCHKPEPPIPLKIRRRGHGPVKSRNILRWEPPKLLPNTHQTTPDCQPASSANITNRASVRQIDSPADLDSISSTAGITHGVGSLEFMEPISWSNDMDRLIASPGEEIANQLAAVSVTAAGSIATPPTPSI